In Flavobacterium hankyongi, the genomic window CATCCATTAATCGAAGAAGTTAAAACCTATTTCCAAGAAAATAACTTTCCGGAACAAGAAGCTCAAAAATTCTACAATTACTTCAAAAGTGTCGGTTGGTTAGTCGGAGGTAAAACACCAATGGTCGATTGGCAAGCAGCAGCACAAAATTGGATGATTAACGCACCAAAATTTATTTCAAATGCAGAACAGCCCAACAGAGCAAAACAACTCAACACAACAACCGACAAAGATTATTCAGAGCCATTATAGTCTTTTTGTCATACTGAACTTGTTTCAGTATCTCATCCTTTGCGAACCTTGCGGTTCAAATTAAAAAATCAGTGTAAATCTGTTTAATCCGTGTCATCCGCGTTCCAAAAACTTCGCTTTAGCGAACAAAAAGCAACCCAATGAATGAAAATATAAAATCACATTACAGCTACACCGAAGTAATCAATTGGCTCGAAGCAAAAGGCATCGAACTATACGGCAATCATTTCAAAATCCTTGAAAACGATTACCCAATAGTTTACAAGCTAATTGCCTATTTTCTAAAAGACGAACCAACTTGTTTTCAATACGGTATAAACCTCAACAAGGGCATTTTATTAACTGGACCAATCGGCTGCGGAAAAACATCATTGATGAATTTAATGAAATACCTAACAGCAACAGAACATAAGTTTTTCGTAAAACCATGTCGAGACATAAGTTTTGAATTTATCCAGGACGGATATCAAATAATCCATAAATACAGCATCGGCAAACTCTACCAATCA contains:
- a CDS encoding ATPase, with the protein product MNENIKSHYSYTEVINWLEAKGIELYGNHFKILENDYPIVYKLIAYFLKDEPTCFQYGINLNKGILLTGPIGCGKTSLMNLMKYLTATEHKFFVKPCRDISFEFIQDGYQIIHKYSIGKLYQSEPRTYCFDDLGTENNLKYFGNECNVMAEILLSRYDLFISKKLQTHITTNLSATEIEKHYGNRVRSRLREMVNLIAFEKSTQDKR